One genomic window of Haliotis asinina isolate JCU_RB_2024 chromosome 4, JCU_Hal_asi_v2, whole genome shotgun sequence includes the following:
- the LOC137281459 gene encoding neutral cholesterol ester hydrolase 1-like isoform X2, with protein MGKCTTVFVVSGVLLAGVGYMLYTPLPAHLANQWQLQKMFCKFKVSFMASEVLYQLGLNGKERMYGMRKAFNYLFKNLATEEDHAALEIYDTELNGVPVRTYKPKSAKEALPGLVYYHGGGWAVMNIETYDAICAYIARKTNIIVISVEYRLAPENPFPAGFDDCVQVALYALQKGRDLNLDPTRIAVGGDSAGGNLAAAVSLKLRDDKVKPALKSQLLIYGLLQMCDLSLPVMKQREEYENSTLMLAAFYKAYFNLTEAQTGLLTTKKYSTPELVQRCTKLVDYRLLPKELVPDGYEPEVSLASSVTDDVKYISKMFSDPRAAPMMEENLKNLPASLVVAAEWDSLRDESLIFAERLKEAGNKVQLKYLADSFHGILNAFDYEKFGFDAGPVIMNSIIEFINKDVK; from the exons ATGGGTAAATGCACAACAGTGTTTGTGGTAAGCGGCGTCTTGTTAGCCGGTGTTGGATACATGCTGTATACACCTCTACCAGCCCACTTGGCCAACCAGTGGCAACTACAGAAGATGTTCTGCAAGTTCAAAGTGTCGTTTATGGCC TCTGAAGTATTGTACCAACTTGGTCTGAATGGAAAGGAGAGGATGTACGGAATGAGGAAAGCCTTTAACTACCTGTTCAAAAACCTGGCAACGGAGGAGGACCACGCTGCACTTGAG ATTTACGACACAGAATTGAATGGAGTCCCAGTAAGGACGTACAAACCCAAGTCAGCCAAAGAAGCATTACCTGGGTTGGTGTATTACCATGGCGGGGGCTGGGCAGTCATGAACATTG AAACCTACGATGCTATATGTGCTTACATCGCTCGTAAAACCAACATAATCGTCATCTCCGTTGA GTACCGACTGGCTCCGGAAAATCCATTTCCGGCTGGTTTCGATGATTGTGTCCAGGTGGCGCTTTATGCGCTACAGAAGGGTCGCGACCTCAACCTTGACCCGACAAGGATCGCAGTAGGAG GTGACAGTGCCGGTGGGAATCTAGCGGCAGCAGTATCCTTGAAGCTGAGGGACGACAAGGTAAAACCAGCTCTGAAGTCACAGCTCCTGATCTACGGTTTACTCCAAATGTGCGACTTGTCTCTACCAGTCATGAAACAACGTGAGGAGTATGAGAACTCCACATTAATGTTAGCCGCCTTCTACAAAGCCTATTTCAATTTAACCGAGGCCCAGACTGGACTCCTGACGACGAAGAAGTACTCTACACCGGAATTAGTGCAGCGATGTACCAAACTTGTTGATTACAGACTTCTCCCAAAGGAACTTGTTCCTGATGGCTATGAACCGGAAGTGTCCCTTGCAAGTTCTGTAACCGATGATGTCAAGTACATCAGCAAGATGTTCAGTGATCCCAGGGCGGCCCCAATGATGGAGGAGAACCTGAAGAATCTGCCAGCTTCTTTGGTTGTGGCTGCAGAATGGGACTCGCTCCGAGACGAGAGCTTGATCTTCGCTGAGAGGCTGAAAGAAGCTGGGAACAAAGTTCAGTTGAAGTACCTGGCAGACTCATTTCATGGAATCTTGAATGCGTTTGATTATGAGAAGTTTGGGTTCGATGCTGGTCCAGTAATCATGAATAGTATTATAGAGTTTATTAACAAAGACGTGAAGTAA
- the LOC137281459 gene encoding neutral cholesterol ester hydrolase 1-like isoform X1, with protein MGSNALGEYLGHSHSHASVVNTDNCETQGTFSVGYAELKVRWPESAFSSGDFARIETPRRMGKCTTVFVVSGVLLAGVGYMLYTPLPAHLANQWQLQKMFCKFKVSFMASEVLYQLGLNGKERMYGMRKAFNYLFKNLATEEDHAALEIYDTELNGVPVRTYKPKSAKEALPGLVYYHGGGWAVMNIETYDAICAYIARKTNIIVISVEYRLAPENPFPAGFDDCVQVALYALQKGRDLNLDPTRIAVGGDSAGGNLAAAVSLKLRDDKVKPALKSQLLIYGLLQMCDLSLPVMKQREEYENSTLMLAAFYKAYFNLTEAQTGLLTTKKYSTPELVQRCTKLVDYRLLPKELVPDGYEPEVSLASSVTDDVKYISKMFSDPRAAPMMEENLKNLPASLVVAAEWDSLRDESLIFAERLKEAGNKVQLKYLADSFHGILNAFDYEKFGFDAGPVIMNSIIEFINKDVK; from the exons ATGGGGTCAAATGCTCTGGGTGAATATCTAGGTCACAGCCATTCACATGCCTCTGTTGTCAATACAGACAATTGCGAGACCCAGGGGACTTTTTCAGTTGGATATGCAG AGCTCAAAGTCCGCTGGCCGGAGTCAGCATTTTCTTCTGGCGACTTTGCACGAATAGAGACACCAAGAAG GATGGGTAAATGCACAACAGTGTTTGTGGTAAGCGGCGTCTTGTTAGCCGGTGTTGGATACATGCTGTATACACCTCTACCAGCCCACTTGGCCAACCAGTGGCAACTACAGAAGATGTTCTGCAAGTTCAAAGTGTCGTTTATGGCC TCTGAAGTATTGTACCAACTTGGTCTGAATGGAAAGGAGAGGATGTACGGAATGAGGAAAGCCTTTAACTACCTGTTCAAAAACCTGGCAACGGAGGAGGACCACGCTGCACTTGAG ATTTACGACACAGAATTGAATGGAGTCCCAGTAAGGACGTACAAACCCAAGTCAGCCAAAGAAGCATTACCTGGGTTGGTGTATTACCATGGCGGGGGCTGGGCAGTCATGAACATTG AAACCTACGATGCTATATGTGCTTACATCGCTCGTAAAACCAACATAATCGTCATCTCCGTTGA GTACCGACTGGCTCCGGAAAATCCATTTCCGGCTGGTTTCGATGATTGTGTCCAGGTGGCGCTTTATGCGCTACAGAAGGGTCGCGACCTCAACCTTGACCCGACAAGGATCGCAGTAGGAG GTGACAGTGCCGGTGGGAATCTAGCGGCAGCAGTATCCTTGAAGCTGAGGGACGACAAGGTAAAACCAGCTCTGAAGTCACAGCTCCTGATCTACGGTTTACTCCAAATGTGCGACTTGTCTCTACCAGTCATGAAACAACGTGAGGAGTATGAGAACTCCACATTAATGTTAGCCGCCTTCTACAAAGCCTATTTCAATTTAACCGAGGCCCAGACTGGACTCCTGACGACGAAGAAGTACTCTACACCGGAATTAGTGCAGCGATGTACCAAACTTGTTGATTACAGACTTCTCCCAAAGGAACTTGTTCCTGATGGCTATGAACCGGAAGTGTCCCTTGCAAGTTCTGTAACCGATGATGTCAAGTACATCAGCAAGATGTTCAGTGATCCCAGGGCGGCCCCAATGATGGAGGAGAACCTGAAGAATCTGCCAGCTTCTTTGGTTGTGGCTGCAGAATGGGACTCGCTCCGAGACGAGAGCTTGATCTTCGCTGAGAGGCTGAAAGAAGCTGGGAACAAAGTTCAGTTGAAGTACCTGGCAGACTCATTTCATGGAATCTTGAATGCGTTTGATTATGAGAAGTTTGGGTTCGATGCTGGTCCAGTAATCATGAATAGTATTATAGAGTTTATTAACAAAGACGTGAAGTAA
- the LOC137282411 gene encoding E3 ubiquitin-protein ligase TRIM56-like: MFRKERFARMDTFPLCSLCQMQFTMKGPAPYLLPCLHAVCETCMASAAGDVIMCTCQRKVNLTDTSLKKDAIRQKEVFYLTVKHRPTALLCTYDDDGNQAMCWCQDCEEFLCEYCQNTHSSFKATKMHSVHTLLEMEPSQIDGHPFCSIHKFYPLDRFDKDCKTLLCDRCMREGHDSHDVADLTVIAEATKQQIEHHSQAMSLLQTRQQSQIERIGKDIEVTETTFNSLEKTIRQTFDSLRDQLDQKEKECISDIAGRTKQIKSNLQNLQGRFTDNQMRSSGASDYIRKTLQYASKSDMLALDKVLKEETKNCIDSVPPNYETPVLALNMDKLDDLNDKISNIDNISKVGSASEDGACRGHVTTRAGDTNRNQDRREVVCLQKDVQQVKKSANRGDTVKSDGAPVTYHLLETTAMDHAPVILQCIHVQYDSGAFNLDYVNVTADGDLVNRRPDIRLPRQGRLKMYRGTCSTNSLPRTGYPQYWEMIARLSLKRTLRGTRSVLETGICRRDVLDTIELVGGQNHSYCLTISQCPTHGGICRNIWKKRKHVLHLPVALGDVKSSTTLHYGVVYDDSRKKIAFVDVNENKVMVTLDNVDCSQPLWPMFGVYNPDDVTVRMTLVVGHDIEMTQEKKLMITHALLAEQPHTP, from the exons ATGTTCAGGAAGGAGAGATTCGCGAG aATGGACACATTCCCGCTGTGTTCATTATGTCAGATGCAGTTTACCATGAAAGGCCCCGCCCCTTACCTACTGCCGTGTCTACACGCTGTGTGCGAAACGTGTATGGCATCTGCGGCTGGTGATGTGATAATGTGTACATGTCAGAGAAAGGTCAACCTCACAGACACTTCCCTCAAGAAGGATGCAATCAGACAGAAGGAAGTATTCTACCTGACAGTCAAGCATCGCCCGACGGCGCTTCTTTGTACCTATGACGATGACGGCAACCAGGCTATGTGTTGGTGTCAGGATTGTGAAGAGTTCCTCTGTGAATACTGCCAGAACACTCACAGTAGCTTCAAAGCTACCAAGATGCATTCTGTCCACACCCTTCTAGAGATGGAGCCTTCTCAGATTGACGGCCACCCCTTCTGTAGTATTCACAAATTTTATCCTCTTGATAGGTTTGACAAGGACTGTAAAACTTTGCTCTGTGATCGATGCATGCGAGAGGGTCATGATTCCCACGACGTTGCAGACTTGACTGTCATTGCCGAGGCTACCAAACAACAGATAGAACACCACTCACAAGCTATGTCCTTGCTGCAGACACGTCAACAGTCTCAAATTGAAAGGATCGGAAAAGATATTGAAGTCACCGAGACCACATTCAACTCCCTTGAGAAGACCATAAGACAGACATTTGACTCTCTGAGGGACCAACTTGACCAGAAGGAGAAAGAATGCATCAGCGATATTGCAGGTCGGACAAAGCAAATAAAGTCCAACCTCCAGAATCTGCAAGGTAGATTTACTGACAATCAAATGAGAAGCAGTGGGGCTTCAGACTACATAAGGAAGACTCTGCAGTATGCTTCCAAATCAGACATGTTGGCCCTTGACAAGGTATTGAAGGAGGAAACCAAGAACTGCATCGACTCAGTTCCTCCTAACTACGAAACGCCAGTTCTTGCCCTGAACATGGACAAACTCGATGATCTGAATGACAAAATATCCAACATTGACAACATCAGCAAAGTGGGATCTGCAAGTGAAGATGGAGCGTGTAGAG GTCATGTGACTACACGTGCTGGTGATACAAACAGAAACCAAGACAGACGA GAAGTTGTCTGTCTCCAGAAGGATGTACAACAAGTCAAAAAGAGTGCCAACAGAGGAGACACCGTGAAATCAG ATGGTGCTCCTGTCACCTACCACCTGCTGGAGACCACCGCCATGGACCATGCTCCTGTCATCCTACAGT GCATACACGTACAGTATGATTCCGGTGCATTCAATCTCGACTACGTCAACGTCACAGCGGACGGCGATCTGGTCAACAGGAGACCTGACATCAGGCTTCCACGGCAAGGGAGACTGAAGATGTACCGGGGTACCTGCAGCACCAATTCCCTCCCCAGGACTGGCTACCCGCAATACTGGGAGATGATCGCTCGACTCAGCTTGAAGAGGACACTTCGAGGCACTCGGTCTGTCTTGGAAACAGGCATCTGCAGAAGGGATGTGTTGGACACTATAGAATTAGTAGGGGGTCAGAATCACTCCTACTGTCTAACCATTTCCCAGTGCCCCACACATGGCGGCATATGCAGGAACATATGGAAGAAGCGCAAGCATGTGTTGCATCTTCCTGTAGCTCTCGGTGACGTAAAGTCCTCAACCACACTTCATTACGGCGTGGTGTATGATGATAGCAGGAAGAAGATTGCCTTTGTAGATGTAAATGAGAATAAAGTAATGGTGACCTTAGACAATGTTGACTGCAGTCAGCCCCTGTGGCCGATGTTCGGGGTTTATAACcctgatgacgtcaccgtcaGGATGACACTTGTTGTCGGCCATGACATCGAGATGACACAGGAGAAGAAACTGATGATCACCCATGCGCTGCTGGCGGAGCAGCCACACACTCCCTAG